Proteins encoded by one window of Lathyrus oleraceus cultivar Zhongwan6 chromosome 1, CAAS_Psat_ZW6_1.0, whole genome shotgun sequence:
- the LOC127102829 gene encoding glutamine synthetase root isozyme A, whose translation MSSLSDLINFNLSDSTEKIIAEYIWVGGSGIDIRSKARTLPGPVSDPAKLPKWNYDGSSTNQAPGKDSEVILYPQAIFKDPFRRGNNILVICDVYTPAGEPLPTNKRYNAAKIFSHPDVAAEVPWYGIEQEYTLLQKDINWPLGWPIGGYPGKQGPYYCGIGADKAYGRDIVDAHYKACLFAGINISGINGEVMPGQWEFQVGPSVGISAGDEIWAARYILERITEIAGVVVSFDPKPIPGDWNGAGAHANFSTKSMRENGGYEVIKKAIEKLGLRHKEHIAAYGEGNERRLTGKHETADINVFSWGVANRGSSIRVGRDTEKDGKGYFEDRRPASNMDPYVVTSMIAETTILWKKP comes from the exons ATGTCTTCACTTTCAGATCTCATCAATTTTAATCTTTCAGATTCCACAGAAAAGATTATTGCTGAATACATATG GGTTGGTGGATCAGGCATAGACATTAGAAGCAAAGCCAGg ACTCTTCCTGGACCAGTGAGTGACCCTGCAAAACTTCCTAAGTGGAACTATGATGGGTCTAGCACAAATCAAGCACCAGGAAAAGATAGTGAAGTTATTTTATA TCCACAAGCTATTTTCAAGGACCCATTCAGAAGAGGGAATAATATTCTT GTGATTTGTGATGTTTACACCCCAGCTGGAGAACCATTACCCACAAACAAGAGATACAATGCTGCCAAAATTTTCAGTCACCCTGATGTTGCTGCTGAAGTACCATG GTATGGTATTGAACAAGAGTATACTTTATTACAGAAAGACATCAACTGGCCACTAGGTTGGCCTATTGGTGGATATCCAGGAAAACAG GGTCCATATTATTGTGGAATTGGTGCTGATAAAGCTTATGGACGTGACATTGTTGATGCACATTACAAAGCATGCCTTTTTGCTGGCATTAACATCAGTGGCATCAATGGAGAGGTTATGCCCGGTCAG TGGGAATTTCAAGTTGGCCCTTCTGTTGGTATCTCTGCTGGAGATGAGATATGGGCTGCTCGTTACATTCTAGAG AGGATTACAGAGATTGCTGGAGTTGTTGTTTCATTTGACCCAAAGCCTATTCCG GGTGATTGGAATGGAGCTGGGGCTCATGCAAATTTCAG CACCAAATCAATGAGAGAAAATGGAGGCTACGAGGTAATCAAGAAGGCGATTGAAAAGCTCGGATTGAGGCATAAGGAACACATTGCAGCTTATGGAGAAGGAAATGAGAGACGTCTCACCGGAAAACATGAAACCGCCGATATCAATGTCTTCTCTTGG GGTGTGGCAAACCGTGGAAGCTCAATTAGGGTTGGAAGAGACACAGAAAAAGATGGAAAAGGTTACTTTGAGGATAGAAGGCCTGCATCTAACATGGATCCTTATGTGGTCACTTCCATGATTGCTGAAACCACCATTCTCTGGAAGAAACCATGA